GAACTGCTCCTGCGTGGTGAGCGACGAGCCGGTCGGCTCCCCAATGGTGACTTCCGGCGACGTGGTTGTGGTGATGAACCAGCCGTCGCTGACCAAGTTCGAGTCTGCCGTCAAGCCCGGCGGCCTGTTGATTTATAACAGCGACTTGGTGAACTACGAGAAGCCGCGCACCGACATTCGGGTTCTGCCGGTTCCTGCCAACTCGATAGCGACCGAACTGGGAAGCGACAAGGTCGCCAACATCGTTATCTTGGGCACGCTGGTTGAGGCCAGCGGCATGGTGAGCCTTGACTCGGCGATGAAGATCATTCGGGAGAAGCTGGGCAAGAAGAAGCCCAAGTTCCTGCCGATGAACCTTGAGGCCTTTGCGAGGGGCCGGGCTCTGGTTAAGAAGTAAGGGTATGGAACGCCTTCTCGAAAGCCGAACGGTTTACCACGGCAAGATACTGGACCTAAAAGTTGACACCGTTCAGGTGGTGGAGCGGAACAACCGCCAAACGACCCGCGAGGTGGTCGTCCATCGGCCGGCCGTCGGGCTGATTGCCCTTGGGCCTGGCGGGGTTGTATTGGTCAAGCAGTTCCGCTACCCGCTCGGCCGGTCGGTGCTGGAGATCCCCGCCGGTCTCATTGAGCCGGGCGAAAGCCCTGCCGACGCGGCCCGCCGGGAGCTTCGGGAGGAAACGGGGTTTGACGCTGGAACGCTGAGGCTCATCCGCCCGGTCTACACTTCGCCTGGGTTCTGCGACGAGGTCATCTACCTGTTCTTGGCGAAGGATCTGCGCCGCGCGCCTCTGGCCCCCGACGTCGACGAGGTGATCGAGCTGGAGACCTTGACGTTCGGCCAAGTGGAGGAGCTTTTAAGGTCGCCTGAACCGCTGGACGGCAAGACGCTGGCGGGACTGTCGTGGCTCTGCGCGTTTCGAGAAGAACTGTAACTTGCGGCCGGCCCGTCTGTTGGGCCGGCCTTTTTGTGCTCTGGGTTCGACAATCGATGCTTCCTGCGAAGACCTCAGCCGTTAAAACAGTTATAATGACACAAGACAAGTTACTGCAGGACGGCGGAGCTGTCCTCAAACGCAGATGGGAGTGTCAGAGATGAGAAAAAGCGTTTTAGCTGCCCTAGCTGTGTTGCTGTTCTGCGCCACACCGGCCCGTTGTTCGCAGATGACCCTGACGGCAGAGAAGCTGGACTACGATATGGATTCAGGTCACGGGACGGCGGCCGGCAAAGTAACGCTCGTCCGAGAAGGGCTGACGGTCACGTCAGACCGGGCCGAGGCGTGGTCGAAGGAGAAAAAGGTTCATCTGTGGTCCAACGTGAAGGGCTCGGGCGTCCAAGACGGGACGCCGTTCACGTTCTCGGCTGAGGACGCGACGGCTGATTTTTCCGTGCCGGGCAACGGATATCACATGAAAGGCAACGTCTTGCTTCAGCGCGGACAGCAGTACTTGGACGCGGCCGAGGCGGACGTGCGGGAAGGAAAATTCTGGGCAAAACAGGTGGCCCGGCTGGCGGACGAAAAACAGAAGACTGAGTTGAAGTGCGACGCCGTCAACGGTCAGTACGACGATGGGGGCGTCCTGTCCGCCGAGGCGAAGGGGAACGCCTACCTGCGTCACAAGGACGAAAAGGACGTCCTGACGGAGATCTGGGGCGACGTGATGACCTACGATCGGACGAAAGACATCGTGACCGTGACCGGGAACGCCCGCGCAGTTCAGCAGGATCGGACGCTGAAGGCCAATCGGCTCCTTTACAGCATTTCATCGGGGAAGTTGACCGCTGTCGGAGGCACGCAGATCGTTGTCGACGTGCCCGAGCAGACTCAAAAGAAGCCGGCACAGCCTGCTCAGCCAGCCAAGCCGGCTAAGCCAGCGCAGGGAAAGAAGAAAGTGAAGCGATGACCGAAAGTCATAACAAGCGGCTTGCCGCTCGAAACCTGACGAAAAGTTTCCGCCGCCGCAAAGTGGTGGACAACGTGTCCATTGACTTTGCCTGCGGCGAGGTGGTCGGACTGCTGGGGCCTAATGGGGCGGGCAAGACGACCAGCTTTTACATGATCGTCGGGCTGATTTCTGCCGACTCGGGCGAGGTGTACCTTGGCGACACGGACGTGACGAAGATGAAGGTGTACGAGCGGGCCCGCGCCGGCATCGGCTACCTGCCGCAGGAAGCGTCGGTCTTTCGGGATCTGACGGTTCGGCAGAACCTTGAACTGGTTCTGGAGGAGCGGGGGGCTAGCAAGTCGGAGATCGCTTCCGAGCGGGATCGCCTGCTGGAGGAGTTCGGTTTGACCCGGCTGGCTGATGAGTTCGGGTACT
This is a stretch of genomic DNA from Jonquetella anthropi DSM 22815. It encodes these proteins:
- a CDS encoding LptA/OstA family protein, with amino-acid sequence MRKSVLAALAVLLFCATPARCSQMTLTAEKLDYDMDSGHGTAAGKVTLVREGLTVTSDRAEAWSKEKKVHLWSNVKGSGVQDGTPFTFSAEDATADFSVPGNGYHMKGNVLLQRGQQYLDAAEADVREGKFWAKQVARLADEKQKTELKCDAVNGQYDDGGVLSAEAKGNAYLRHKDEKDVLTEIWGDVMTYDRTKDIVTVTGNARAVQQDRTLKANRLLYSISSGKLTAVGGTQIVVDVPEQTQKKPAQPAQPAKPAKPAQGKKKVKR
- the lptB gene encoding LPS export ABC transporter ATP-binding protein; protein product: MTESHNKRLAARNLTKSFRRRKVVDNVSIDFACGEVVGLLGPNGAGKTTSFYMIVGLISADSGEVYLGDTDVTKMKVYERARAGIGYLPQEASVFRDLTVRQNLELVLEERGASKSEIASERDRLLEEFGLTRLADEFGYSLSGGERRRVEIARALVNKPDFILLDEPFSGIDPIAVSEIQEIIRQLKSRGFGVMITDHNVRDTLAITDRAYLIHLGQILVQGKPSEIASNEMARKFYLGERFSL
- a CDS encoding NUDIX hydrolase produces the protein MERLLESRTVYHGKILDLKVDTVQVVERNNRQTTREVVVHRPAVGLIALGPGGVVLVKQFRYPLGRSVLEIPAGLIEPGESPADAARRELREETGFDAGTLRLIRPVYTSPGFCDEVIYLFLAKDLRRAPLAPDVDEVIELETLTFGQVEELLRSPEPLDGKTLAGLSWLCAFREEL
- a CDS encoding 2-oxoacid:acceptor oxidoreductase family protein → MAGFYKELLAAGFGGQGVMMLGQLVAFSGIEDGRNVTWIPSYGPEMRGGTANCSCVVSDEPVGSPMVTSGDVVVVMNQPSLTKFESAVKPGGLLIYNSDLVNYEKPRTDIRVLPVPANSIATELGSDKVANIVILGTLVEASGMVSLDSAMKIIREKLGKKKPKFLPMNLEAFARGRALVKK